Within the Gossypium raimondii isolate GPD5lz chromosome 12, ASM2569854v1, whole genome shotgun sequence genome, the region TAGCAATAGGCTGTGGGTGTCGTGGAATAGTAAGGGAATCCTTAAATTACTGTCCTGCCCTTCAGATCCAAACTGCCCTCCAactgttttctttttatcaagTATATTAATTGCGAAAATTTCCATGGTTGGTTCTTcgaatggttttttttttcttattattaatttttaatctctAATTAGTATTAATTGCAAAAATATAACTTTGTTTGTTAAGAAACGCCAAGGAAGAGTGCTACTCAATTCAAATCTACTTGTTAAATAATTAGATATATAAACCttttaaatgaagaaaatttgattatgaaaagaaaaacagagaTGGAGACATAAAGAATATAactttttgtataaaataaaagcaaatggTACTGCTAGCTACCAGCATTGCTAACTTggtatattcaaaatttgaagggaCTAAAAAGtgtattgtaaaaataattaaaaagaaaaaagaacctCATTTCAAATTTGAAGTGTTTTGAGTTTGAATACAAAACGCTTTTCTATTTTGAAATCCAATTGCAAGCGCTTACTATATAGTCTTGAAGTAATTCATGCTTTGCAGAGAGGTGATTCAACTAGCTCGAGATCAATAATTACGAAGTTTTAAGCATGAGGTGACCAGTCATGTCTTAAGAGAGGCCAAtcaaattgcgaattgaattattaaaatgatatctATTGATTTGGAGGGAATtaatattttggcaaaattCTTACAAAACTATTACAAactcttaaaaatgataaagctAGTGGGGCTTTCAATTTTAtcaatgtaatttaatcttttaagttttacttttttttataaaaaaaaaagtggttcaatttataattattcattcattcattcttcGTCCAATGATAATTGCATTGGCTAGCTCAATCTTGTAATGTGTTTGACTTTAAAAAgtctggaaaaagaaaaggaaaacaaaagttataGTTTGCTTAGCTCTTGGGTGATCCCTGACCCACTAGATGgtacaaataaaaagaaaagtaggATGCattgaattattttgtttaattttactcaacttttcaaattttaaatttaatcccgcaatttttaaatattttaagtgaatCCTTAATGTATCGATATTGTATTAATCCATAAGTGGTAATCACATGCTCGAATTTGAAGTagagtatatttaaaatatgcgAGTCAATTTGTAAATTCATGCATACTTATCACATTAACAACTTGAATATGATGTGTTAAAATAAACAATGTTGATAAAACTTagaagccttttttttttaacacatcaaatgctccacatatttttaatttgtcatATTTGAATTGCCGTTTAACTCTTAAACTAATGGCTAGATTGATGGaatgacttaattgatataataccattattttgaaaactcaattaagatattttaaagtttgaaaatcaatttaaaatatacatcaTGGTAACCTTTTTTTAGGCTTAAATAACATTTGGTACctgaaattgatatatttttccctaatttggtacttaaactttttttggtCCAATTTGTTACCCAAACTTGactttttttcctaatttgataCCTAAACTTGACACTTTTCTTAAGTTGATACTTAATCTTTTTAGGgtccaatttggtacctaatctttttttgttttgtttgatttggtacttaaacttgTTTAACGTTTTACAACTTACTTCAATATGCtaacaatgtttttttttatgaggtagcaaaaataatcaatgtGTGACTGACATATaacaaatgatatgattttttgtattttatatattcaattaattttaaatttatttatttattttattaattgaaaataatgaatttcttttaatttagatttttaattttttcttatttaatattaattagttaagcATAGCTTAATACCtaattttttaacatgaatttccTCTAATACTAACAATATTTTTGTAGCATAACAAAAAAACACCTTtagtattttatgtaatttgtataaactttaataaatttaggtaccaaattgaactaaaaaagcttaggtaccaaattaggaaaaaattaTCAAGTTCAGGCATCAAATTGGGGCCCAAaagtttaggtactaaattagaaaaaagtgtAAAGCTCACATACcaaattgggacaaaaaaattttaagtaccaaattaaaaaaaaaatcaaatttaaatacaaaatattatattaagcgGATTTTAATCACTTCAATAGCTTTAAGTTactttatttccttcatttttatatataaagttaAATAGAGTAATATTCATTGTTCTATAAATCTTCAAAGTTAATTCATGAATGGAAGATGTGAAGCCAAAATCAGGTTACTGTTCAAAGAGACGGTGAAAGTGCGCAGTCGGCCCAGGCCATGCCCAATGCCATGGTCGGAGGTTCCATCAATTGCTCACCTAACTTATTTAATGTGAATTTTAAGAATGCCTATGATTTCaacattttaacatttcaacTTGCCCTTTGCTGCCCCTACTTTGGCTACGTCTGTATTATGCACAAAAAGAAGACTTTAAGTTCATCAATTTTAACTACagtataaatatatcattttaaaaaattggataCAAATCCAATATACCAATAAATAATATAGCACCATCTATTAcatgtaaaaatttataaaatattttttattttaatatttttttgtttttgtattgagttaattataattttagttatcaAATATGTATTATTTGTGATTTGTATTGTAGTTGTTGAGGGAAAAAAAGGCTTAGACGACAGTTCACACGGTGGTAAACATGCGGCGAGCCATAGTAGGGGCCGTGTTTGGTTGAGGTAGAAGGAGAAGtaagggtgagcaaaacttgtttcgacttgaaaaaataaaaataaaaatttaaattttgagttaattaaatcgggttatttgatttttcgagtaaactcgaataagtaattcaagCTTCGAATTAAAgttaagttgaattttacaattcgaataacagatTTGTGTAAATACCTCTTTAGTCCCtgttaattttgaaatgaacaaattagtctctctctaactaaaataaaaaatatttttaaattttaaaatgtttataaaattctaaaatttatattttaataaaattaaaactctaaaaatctaaagagtatataaataaacttatatttaaaaaaatctaaaataatgatTGTGGAAcctaaataagtaatttttctattattttgctttgaaagagtggtttcaaatttatgtgtcATGGAActagttatattgtaacaagattttaatttgacatgtttaattttttttttaatttaactcgaataatttcactcgattcaattcgactcaactcaaatttaatttcaaatcgagttagaataataaaatgaaactcATCAACGCGATTAACTCAAATTCTTTTCactcaattaaattcaattcaatttaacgCTTACAGTTAAAAAAGAGAAGCATGAATCCGTCCTCAAAGTTAAAAATTGAATACTTACAAGTATGGTGGTTCTCTCTTAACTTGAGGTTTTGACACATATAGAACAGAAATTCCATCAGCATAATAATCTTCGAGATAAGTTGTAATGGGGCGAAGGGAAACTAGGCAAGATACAATATGTGTGGCATGCAAGAGAGATTAGATTGAATGTAGACTAAGAGTTACAGAAAAAGCTATCAACATTTAACTGCAACATGTGCTAAAGATGATTTAAGCATCAAAATATGTTGTAGGAATATTtgtagagattaaattgaattattgaagaGACTTGAagtttaatctaaatttaaatttaattaaaaaataattttgcacATATAAGGTACaattcagaaaataaaatcaacttattCTTAAAGTAGTTAAAGtctaaagtttaaaagaataaacgcaaaaaagaaataaaagaaaagaaagtccaaaaccataaaaaggaaaaagtttaaTCAAATAAGCaacaaatgataatttaacatGTGTAATTGTGAACCCCGTCTGCTCAGCCCTTGCTCCGTCCTATTGACCCACTTGCATGAACTCTTTATAGCGGCTAGCCAGCAAGCACATGGTGCGTGACATAAGTTCCCACAATCTCACTACTCCACTAGGAGGTTCCAACTGTTTCTTGTTCGCTCCTTAAACTAAACCTAAAATGCAGAGTTGGGTtccattttgaattaaaatagtattaaatGCTAAATAAATAATGCACTAAAAAATTTTGATCCTCAATATAAACATAAGTTATGATTGGTTTGAACAAATCTTTAGTTTTCACTTGAACCGTATGATCTATGGATCCgatgcatttatttatttatttatttatttattttatcactgGATCATGATTTCAAATGTATTGTCATAAAGAACACTCCATCAATGGCTGCATGCATATCATATCCCGTATCTCAGTAGCTAACATAATTAAGTTAGTAGTGGTTTTCAGTATTCTGACAAATTTCCAGGATATTGGCTATAATTATTGTACAATCTTGGATGGTGGGTCTTAATTGTTTTGTCGCATCAAAAGTTACAATACAACCCCATTAATGGGGGGTTTGCTGCACCAGTTCATGGGAgaaccatttccattttttgCAAGTACTAAGACATTCGTTCCATCAATACTTCATCGCCAACTTCCAAGTCTATACTCACTCAATCAAGACTGTATATCTGTCCGTATATCCAATTAACCGAAAATCCAAACTATTAATACATTCAAGAAATTTTTACATATGTCAACCATAAAAAACTTCAATTGGTTGATAATCTTTGGATACCCTGCTCTGCTGTTTTTTTGGATTTAACCcttagaattttcttttctcgATGAATATCTTACATGTATGAAAAGTTACAAGAGCTTGGTACAACTGAACAAGAGCCTAAGCTCCAACTAATATAAAACAAGGCTCTAAATATTGATAAACCTAAAGTCCGAGTCAAGTAACCCAAGAGGATCTTACTCTTGAATTAGACCTCCATCATTGTTCACGAGCGAGAGCTAAGGAGGATTCAAAGCTATACCAATGGCCAAAAGCCATATGAGCAAACCATTGCATGGTAGACAACTATCGAAGTGAAAGACACATTATGGGAAAAGCCGATCAATAGATGTGAAGAACTTCAGAAAAGAACGTTCAAAACATAAGCCATCAAACTGGCCAATGCTGGTTTTATGGTATGGCAAAGGGGTCAAATGGAGGGTAGTGACCAGCTACTCATCAGCCAAACGGCTAGCCACCATGATATCCTTGGAGAGTTCTAAGGATCCTTTTTAGATCTCGCCATTCAAGATCTCTAACCGAAGGTCCGAATGGTCAGTACTCTTGATCGACCGAGAGAGGTCAGGCAAGGCTCCTCCAAATCTTGGGTGAGGATGGGGAATAATTGCAAGCAACTGGACCTGAGTGGAGTTGCTAAAAGGCGCTAGGTAGAGAGGTGCGGCAGTGGCAGAGGCGAGGGGGGTTCACGCAGATAGGCTTTGTAGAAGAGAGACTGGTGTAGGGTCTGTAGCCGGTAGTGGAGAAGGCTTGAACGACGGCAAAAGAGGGAAGCAAGTCTCTAGAGATACAAAACCAAGAGAGAATTTGTAGTAGTATTTGAAGATTTATTTGGCCGTAGATATTGAAATCTTATAATTCCAATAAGATAATGTCATGCGAAAACCTTTATTAATTGCAAGGGAAATTACTTATTGCAGAGGGCCGCTCAAGAAACAAACTCGAATTTAATGTTTAGAATGGAATGCTCATCTTCGTTAAAAGTAAACAGTTAAGAATGTTAATGCATGGGTCGAGTGAGAATGACGTCTATAATCGATTTACAGTAGCAGCATAGAAGATAACATAAACTGAAATATGGATATAATGAAAGATCAAAGCCAGAAACATTCCAAGTAAAAACTGAAAGCTAAACATTCATTGATACCATTTTTTATTATGGAATCAAACAAAGCTGCCCCGACACTAGCAACGACATCAAAACACCCCGCAATTTTTCCTGTTATCCTAAACCTAACTGATCCCCGAtagagaacaaaaaaaaaaaaaagggaaatccATTCAAAGAACCAAGTGGAACAACCCACTAATACTTCTTTAAATCCTCTCAACCTTGTCAGCTTTAACGACGGGATTTGCTTTGGCAATCGCATCACGTCCAGTACCCTTGAAATCAAAGGAGCAATCATGTTTTTCCGCGTAACGATGCTCGCCGCAGAATGTACTCCCGCACTTGCACTTGAACCCGGTCAATCCAACCTTCTTTCTGCAGATGAAGCACCTGTTCGCCGCCTTGGGTTCCGCCGGTTTATCATCGGAGACAATAGCAGCCGGTTGTTTCTCGACCACCGTCGATGAGGAACCCACATGAGGAAGCTCAAGAACAGGCTTCACAGTCTCGTCAACGACATCTTCCTGCTTCGTATTAACGCTGAGGGATTTCTCCATGGCAGCTTTCGCCTTGGCAGCTTGCTCCTCCCCGGCACGGATGTCCCGGTAACACTTGGAACAGAGGTTCATATTCGCCGCCGTGCCGAAAAACCCACAGCCGTTGGCACAAAGTTTTGGCTCCGATGGAGGGAAGCTAGTTCCTTCATTCTGTTCAGAACCCATGATTTCTTTATGCGTTTGCTTTTGGTTTCTACAATCAAAgatcagaaaaaaaaagttagggttttgattggggggggggggtttgGTTCAAAAGATTAAAGGTCCTTTCGGTTCTTGATTTTCACGGAATATCATAAGCAGTCAAAAGTTGAATTACCCCCAAAGAGCTTAGCAAtcaatatatatagattttgatTATTCCCATTTTTTATATTGGCAAATATACCCCTTACCTACATAAGCTTTATGGCTGGCTATACCGACTTATTAAGGGTATTATAGTACATATGAAAAATTGCGTAGCCTTCTCAAACACCAGGCCGACAAGTCAGGGGCTTGgaagttgaaagaaaaagaaaagtggaaGGACAAACAAATCGCCAAGATAGCTCgtttagttaaaatataaaagagggTAATTTTGTCTTTCAAACGCCGACTTAAACCCAGACTCCATCGATAATCAGAATCGTTCCCGAAGAATCcggttaaaacttaaaattcaaatcatcCCCGAAATTAACACGTTAAATATCCCTATTTAATATCAGCGGTCCATCGGAATTAAATCGAACGGTCACCATAATAATTATGAgtcatataatgataataatatgaatatgaaaattttcctaACATTTCTTCAATCGGTGAACATGAAACCcagaaaatcaaaatcaaaatcgaaaAACAAAAACCTGTTAAGACATACATACCTCGTTAATTCGACAATCAGAGGTTGTTTGTTCCTCGTTTTATTCTTGTTCTAGGTCGGCGTTGATCGATGATTTAAGAAAACGTGAGGAAATCCGAAGACagagaagattttttttttccaaatccaGAATCtgactaaaaaaaagaaagggaattGAGAAATGATTTATAGAAACAGCAGAGGAATTCTGATTCCTTTCTTGGTGGAAAACAACAGGAGCAGAAAATAGAATACAACAAATGGGAAAACAAAAACGAAACCGAAactcgaaaaataattaataaaactaaaaaccaaaccaaaaccCAGAACGAAGACCTTTGGTTTGgttttaagctttaattttttcttttttttttcttggccTCTTGGGTGgggtttgtttttgtttctacgGCACCCACGGTTTTTGAGTCGGCGTGGCAGGGGTACACGGTATTTTGATAGGGCTCGAGAAATCTGAGCTGTTTGATGAATCCTGATTTTTGCTGACGTCAAAGGTGCCATTATCTGACGGTTAGTGGAGTGGGACCACCTATTTTGAGGAAGGGTGTTTAAGGAATTTTCGAGgttgtttaattaaaaattaaaactgttttattttaataaattaataaaaagttgCTTTCGGAAAAGCCATTTGCTCTTTACCCCTCGCTTCTTTGCCACGCTTCTTTCTCGATGCAACGTTCACGTTGAACCCGGTCCAATTGTGGGGTATAACCGGACCAAGTGGATCCATTTGATGTTGATAATGACAtatattttgttctatttacaactttaataaaatacttaccattcctattttttcatttttctttttaaattttggattacCTAATCATAACAACATGTTCATGTCATTACCATGCGGTACTAAATGGTTTGGtcttttattataaattgacccactaaaaatctataaaatatcaaaagttttttttatatttatattttgaattttatataaagcTAAAATCTCAAATAATCTATTCAAAAATAAGTTCATTGAAACGTACTCTTAGTTAAATCCTTTGAATCATGCTTCGTAT harbors:
- the LOC105765162 gene encoding zinc finger A20 and AN1 domain-containing stress-associated protein 1 translates to MGSEQNEGTSFPPSEPKLCANGCGFFGTAANMNLCSKCYRDIRAGEEQAAKAKAAMEKSLSVNTKQEDVVDETVKPVLELPHVGSSSTVVEKQPAAIVSDDKPAEPKAANRCFICRKKVGLTGFKCKCGSTFCGEHRYAEKHDCSFDFKGTGRDAIAKANPVVKADKVERI